GCCACGGTGCTTCTCACGCCCGTGTGGCTAATCGGTCCAACGGCAACCCCGACGACGGGAGGGTCCGCGGCTTCCGTGTTGCGTTCTCCCCCCAGTTCTAACACTTGCTGTTCGGATGTTTGGCTCTTTCTTTGAGTTGAAAAAACGGCTTTGGCTCAGTGTTGTCGTTGTGAGCGTTAGCCACTACGACTACTCTGAGCCGAGGCAGCTTCGAATGGCGATATTATGAAAAATGAGGAAAACAAAATAAAGGAGAAATAAAATGGAACGAAGTAAAAACACTAATGTTTTTCAACGAAACAAACTCAAAAACGTCGTATTGTTGCTCGCAATGACAATAACCGCCGCAACAGCATCGTCGCAATTTTCTTTCGGCGGTTTGGTCGGGACAAATTTTGGAATTATCGAAAACAGTTATTCGGCGGGAAAGGTCACCAATACTTCTTTTGTCGGTGGTTCAGGCGGATTAGTCGGACGAAACCAAGCGGGTATTACCACCATCGCCATCACCAATTCGTTTTTCGACAGTGAAATTACCGAACAATCCGACAATGACGGCAGAGGAATTCCGCGTACTACCGCACAAATGCGCCAACAAGCAACATTTATCGGCTGGGACTTTAACGATATTTGGGACATTAACCCCAATATAAACAACGGTATGCCGTTTTTACGTATAAATAATAACGAAGGCGGCACATTTATCCGCCCCCGCCAACCCACCGACACCCGATACGGCATTGTGTTGGAGAATGCGGTGGTGTCGGATTTGGCAAGGATTTCGGTGATACCCCCGGAGCCGGCAACGGTAAATTTGATGATTTTGGACAATTTGGGTAATGTTGTATTTTCGGCAAACGGTGTAGGGGCGGGGTTTGCCCGCCCTGAAAACAGAACGAACGGCGATTTGGGCGGGCAAACCCCGCCCCTACACAACGCAATCGTTTGGGATTTGACAAACAACGCAGGGCGATTTGTCGGCAATGGTACGTATTTAATTATCGTCGAAGCAATAGGCATTAGCGGTAGAAGATTTACGTATTCCGCACGACTTGGGGTAAGTAAATAGGTTTGGTACAAATAAAAGTTCAAGGCAAATCAGGCAAGTTTTTTGCTTGATTTGCCTTGAGCCAATCCCCCTTTTTTATCGAAAACATTCTCTATTTATCCTTAATTTTTGTCGATAAAAAGTCTGCACTATTATATACTCAAATATAATAGTGCAGTTTAATTGTATCATTACGAAAAATGGTTGAAATAACCGGAAGCTATCACTCCCCAAACCCGAACTTATTTTCAAACAGCGTTTTCATATTGGCAATTACTTCCTCTTCTCCTTCGCCGTTTGCTGTTATTGACACAGATGTTTTGTGTAAAATTTTCAGCATAAGAATTCCCATAATGCTTTTGGCGTCCGATTTGCCGCTTTTGGCTTCTATTTTTACTTCACAGTTTGGATATTCACTCGCCACTTTGACTATTTCAGCCGCAGGACGAGCGTGAATGCCGTTTACGTTTTCAACAGTTAGTTTTACATCAATCAATTTTACCGCCCTTCGTTTTCTGTTGTCGCGGCTGTCGCTCTTCTGTGTCGTCTTTCGCTGACAGCGCCAAATGGTCCTATACGTGCGCGCAAACGCAAACCGTCCACGCGAACTTCACTCAGTAATGTGTCAAGCACCGCTATTGTAGCCATTAGTTCTTCCATTGTTGTGCCGTCGTTCAAAAGAGAGCCGATAGAACCGTCTCCCGTATCGATTTTCGACGTAATGCTTTTTAAATCGGCAAGAAGAGAGTCGAGGTCAAACATCAAATTCGCCGCTCTGTCCGTCAGAGTGTCGGTGTTTGAAACGATACTGTTTATCCCTGCCCTGTTTTGCACAACAATATTGTCGAGAGTTCTTGTTGTAGAGCGCAAATCTCGGACGATGTGGTTGATGTTGGCGTCGTTGCCCTGCAACAATCTGTCCACGACTTCTACTATAGTATCGAGACGAACTACTGTCCTGTCCCAGAAATCTATAAATTCGTCGTTGCCCAAGGTATGCTCCAAAATAGTAGATACGTCTTCCACAAGAGCAGACGCATCAGCCATAAAATCGCCGAGCATTCCGAGCGCTTCGGCAATACCACTGTCGAAACCTCCGCGAATATACTCGCGAACTTTGCCGCGCTCATTCGGCAGACGACGTGTTCCTCTGTCGGAAAGCGTAATGTCTATTTTGCGCTCCCCCATAAGACCAACGTTTTTTACCGTAACCCGACAGGAGTCTGTAAAATATACATCACTGTCGAGCCGAAAATGTACCGCCACAAGCGCGCCGCGAAGTTCAATTCTTGCGACCGTTCCTTTGCGCAATCCGTTGACCGTGACAGGGTCGCCCGACTGCAACCCGCCAATATTCGAGAAAAGCCCCGTGTAATCCACCATTCTCTGAGTGAAACTGAAGGCTTTGAGCCACATTATTCCTCCGACAAGCATTATTATAGCCGAGAGTATAACTATTCCAACAAGTAAGTCCGCACGTTTTTTTCTCAAAACTTCTCCTTACAAAGATTGTGCAATATTCAATTTTATTCGCTTACAACAACTTTCTCTTCCATTACTTCGCTAAGCGGTTTTGAAGAATGATGGCTCTTTTTCTTCAATTCGTTTTGTTTTTTCAACTGCTCTACAACTTTTTGTATTGCGCCGTCAAATGCTTTGCCCATATTTTCGGAACTTGCGGTACCTACTACTTGCCCGCCGTCGATGTTCAATAATAATTTTACGGTGTCTTGAGTACCGCTTTTGAGATTTTCTTGCTCCCAAACTACCTGCGCAGAAGTAATCTTATCATAAAACTTTGTGAGAGCTTCAATTTCGCCTTCAATAAAGTCGCGGGTTTCGTCCGAGACCTTTCTGTCGTGTCTTGCTGTGATTTGAATATTCATAACTATCCTCCTAAATATTTTGACTGTGAAGTACAAATATAATATAATTTAACAGCAGAAATCGCAATTTTCGTATTTTTTTTGCATTTTCCGCATTTTTATCCCAATACATCGAAATTTGCCGCCGCCAAAATCTCGGAAACCACATAAAACGAGCCGCAAACTAAAATGGTTTCTCCGTCTGCAGTCGCCCTTTCAAGCGCCTCGCTCGCCGATTTGCAAACAAAAACATCTTTTACGCCCAATTTTTTGAAATCCTGCGCCAAATAATCCGCAAGCATTGCCCGTCTCGTCGCGGGAGTAAAGCAAAATACTTTGTCGGCGATGCCCTTTACACATTCTATAGTTTTTTTCGCGTCCTTGTCGCTCATAATTCCGAAAATCACCGAAAGCGGTTTTGAAATATTCTCTTTTGAAAGAGATTTTACCAACCCCTCCATAGACTGCGGATTGTGCGCGACGTCGAAAATTACTTGCTTGCCGTTTATTTCGCGTTTTTCCATTCTTGCCGTAATGCGAGTTTTGGCTATTGCATTTATTACCTTCTGATTTCCGCCGAAGCCCAAAGTTTCCAATGCGGTCAATGCTGAAACAAAGTTGATTTTTTGAAAATCCCCGTCCATTGTAAGCGTGTATTTTTCTTTGTCGTCCAAGAGGATTTCGCGCAGATTTTCAGAATTCGGAGCGATTTTTATGCGCGCCAAATCCGAAACTATACATTGCGAAGAAGTATGCCTGCAACGCTCGTGCGCCAAATCTATTACGGAGGGAACGTTTGCCGCGCTTATAACTAACGGAATATTTTGCTTTACTATCCCGAGTTTTTCGCCTGCGATTTTATCGACCGTGTCGCCAAGATATTCCATGTGATCCATCCCGATTGTCGTTATAACGCTGAGCTTGGGCATACAGATATTTGTCGCGTCAAGCCGCCCTCCCATACCCGTTT
The Chitinivibrionia bacterium genome window above contains:
- the raiA gene encoding ribosome-associated translation inhibitor RaiA, whose protein sequence is MNIQITARHDRKVSDETRDFIEGEIEALTKFYDKITSAQVVWEQENLKSGTQDTVKLLLNIDGGQVVGTASSENMGKAFDGAIQKVVEQLKKQNELKKKSHHSSKPLSEVMEEKVVVSE
- a CDS encoding bifunctional folylpolyglutamate synthase/dihydrofolate synthase yields the protein MITADKFYEIQQNFFGRNRDNIVAGLDRITQAAQDCQNPQFACKIVHVAGTNGKGSTASMIAAGLTAAGFKVGLFTSPHIFYFSERFRINGKVVGAQKWLSVYDELSDVCEKHSLTFFEISTLIGFMLFKREKCDWVVLETGMGGRLDATNICMPKLSVITTIGMDHMEYLGDTVDKIAGEKLGIVKQNIPLVISAANVPSVIDLAHERCRHTSSQCIVSDLARIKIAPNSENLREILLDDKEKYTLTMDGDFQKINFVSALTALETLGFGGNQKVINAIAKTRITARMEKREINGKQVIFDVAHNPQSMEGLVKSLSKENISKPLSVIFGIMSDKDAKKTIECVKGIADKVFCFTPATRRAMLADYLAQDFKKLGVKDVFVCKSASEALERATADGETILVCGSFYVVSEILAAANFDVLG
- a CDS encoding MlaD family protein; amino-acid sequence: MRKKRADLLVGIVILSAIIMLVGGIMWLKAFSFTQRMVDYTGLFSNIGGLQSGDPVTVNGLRKGTVARIELRGALVAVHFRLDSDVYFTDSCRVTVKNVGLMGERKIDITLSDRGTRRLPNERGKVREYIRGGFDSGIAEALGMLGDFMADASALVEDVSTILEHTLGNDEFIDFWDRTVVRLDTIVEVVDRLLQGNDANINHIVRDLRSTTRTLDNIVVQNRAGINSIVSNTDTLTDRAANLMFDLDSLLADLKSITSKIDTGDGSIGSLLNDGTTMEELMATIAVLDTLLSEVRVDGLRLRARIGPFGAVSERRHRRATAATTENEGR
- a CDS encoding HPr family phosphocarrier protein, which gives rise to MIDVKLTVENVNGIHARPAAEIVKVASEYPNCEVKIEAKSGKSDAKSIMGILMLKILHKTSVSITANGEGEEEVIANMKTLFENKFGFGE